A genome region from Heptranchias perlo isolate sHepPer1 chromosome 32, sHepPer1.hap1, whole genome shotgun sequence includes the following:
- the agmat gene encoding agmatinase, mitochondrial encodes MERILLRCVPSLLKSGYPRDRLGLLQTLSRRGFASSQLNVPKSAAEIARPVGVCSMMRLPMQDSSQGLDAAFVGVPLDIGTSNRPGARFGPRHIRAESAMVRAYNGGTRAAPFESLMVADIGDVNVNLYDLKDSCKKIRESFGKIVSMGCIPLTMGGDHTITYPILQTVAEKYGPVGLVHIDAHADTGDVALGEKICHGTPFRRCVEEGLLDCKRVVQIGLRGSGYEPDCYVWSREQGFRVVTAEDCWLRSLAPLMKEVRQQMGDGPVYISFDIDGLDPAYAPGTGTPEIAGLQPSQALEIIRGCRGMKVIGCDLVEVSPPYDTSGNTALTAANLLFEMLCVLPNVKYY; translated from the exons ATGGAGCGAATTCTCTTGCGCTGCGTCCCTTCTTTACTGAAGTCGGGGTATCCGCGGGACCGTCTAGGGCTGCTGCAGACTCTGTCTCGCCGGGGTTTCGCCTCGTCCCAGCTGAACGTGCCCAAGAGCGCCGCCGAAATAGCCCGGCCGGTCGGAGTTTGCTCCATGATGCGCCTCCCAATGCAAGATTCCTCGCAGGGGCTGGACGCTGCTTTTGTTGGAGTGCCTCTGGACATTGGCACCTCGAACCGTCCTGGTGCCAG ATTTGGACCTCGACACATCCGAGCAGAGTCAGCGATGGTCAGAGCCTACAATGGGGGCACTAGAGCAGCCCCTTTCGAGTCTCTGATGGTGGCTGACATTGGTGACGTCAATGTGAATCTTTATGACCTGAAGGACAGCTGCAAGAAGATCAGGGAATCTTTTGGGAAGATTGTGTCCATGGGCTGTATACCACTCACGATGG GTGGTGATCACACAATAACATACCCCATATTGCAGACAGTGGCAGAAAA ATATGGTCCAGTAGGATTGGTGCACATCGATGCACATGCTGACACAGGTGATGTTGCCCTAGGGGAGAAGATATGTCACGGAACGCCATTCAGGCGCTGTGTGGAGGAGGGGCTTCTTGACTGTAAACGAGTGGTACAGATCGGGCTCCGTGGTTCTGGGTATGAACCAGATTGTTACGTTTGGAGCAGAGAACAG GGTTTTCGAGTGGTTACTGCAGAGGATTGTTGGCTACGTTCCCTTGCTCCACTTATGAAGGAGGTGAGGCAGCAGATGGGGGATGGCCCTGTGTACATTAGTTTTGATATCGATGGTCTGGACCCAGCCTACGCTCCTGGTACTGGAACCCCTGAGATTGCAGGTCTTCAACCCAGTCAG GCTTTGGAAATCATCCGGGGGTGTCGTGGGATGAAAGTAATTGGCTGTGACTTGGTTGAGGTTTCACCGCCGTACGATACATCTG GTAACACGGCTCTGACAGCTGCCAACCTACTCTTCGAGATGCTCTGTGTTCTACCCAACGTTAAGTATTACTGA